The Streptomyces cyaneogriseus subsp. noncyanogenus region TGAGGTCCTGCCAGATCTCGGCCTCGGGGTCCCACGCCTGGAGCTGGACCTGCTTGCTGGAGAACAGCTCGTCGCCCGCCGCGTCCGGGGAGGCACCGGCGAAGTAGTCGAGGTTCTCCAGGGTGGAGTCGGAGTTGTTGACGACGTTCAGCGAGAACTTGTGCCAGCCGCTGCCCGCCGCGATCTTGCCGGGCAGGCCCTTGATGTCGACGTCGACCTTGGAGTCCTCGCAGACGGAGGGCTCGGGCTCGGGGGTCTCGGTCTCCTCGGGCGCGGAGGTGGACGGCGCCGGAGTGGACGGCGCCGGAGTGGTCGCGGTGGCCGAGCCGCTCGGCGCGGGCGTGGTCTCGCTCGCCGACGTCGACGGGGCCGGTGAGGACGGGGTCTGGCTGGGGGTGGACGTGCTGTCGTCGGCCGATCCGGAGGGAGCCGGGGAGGTGCTGGGGTCGCCGGTCGGCGTCGGCGACTCGCTCGCGGTGGCGCTCGGCGAGGCGTCGGACGGGCCCTCGTCGGCGTACGCGGCCGGCGCGGCGAGCAGCGCCACCGGCGCTATGACTGCCGTCGCGGCCGCTGCTGCCATGGCGCGGCGAAGCTTCATGAAGACCTCGGGAAGTCGGGCGCACTGCGGCGTCGCAGTACGAGTCTGAGGAAGGCCGCGGCGCGTGTGGGGCACGGGCGTGGCGCTTGATTCAGCACGTTTGATCACCGAGACCGAGAAAGGGTTGTCCCCGCACTCACACAATTTTTATGTGACCTCTGTCACCGATTGGTGGCGTCTGGGGACGGGGGTGTGGGGACGCGAGGGGTGTGGGGGCTGCGGGGGTGTGCCGGGGGCGGTAGCGGCACCGGGGGCCGGGCGGTGCGCGGGTGGTGCGGGCGTGCGGCGTGGTGCCGGACGGGCGAAGGGCCCCGCGGGCGGAGTCGCGGGGCCCTTCTGCGGTCAGCACCGGCGTCGGGGCGGCACCGGTGCCCGGGGGAGCGGCGCCGGGGGAGTGCGCCGCGTGTCGTGTGTGCGGACCGCCGCGTGGACGCTTTCCGGCGCCGCCGGGGCGCCGGGCGGGGCGCCGCGCCGGCGGCGGGTCGCCGCTCGGTCCGAGCGGATCTTCCGTGCGGCCGGCCCGCCGATCGACCGGCTTGCCGACCGGCCGATCCGGTCCTGGACGTTTCCGGTCGGCCGGCCCCGGGCGTCCCCGGAGCCGGCCGTTCTCTGGGTGACCGGGCTGCTGTCCCCTGCCGTCCGGTCACTTCCCTGGAGCGAGGTCCCACGACGCACGGCATGATCCGTACGTCTCACGCTCCAGCGAGCCACGCGTGGTTCTTTCGGGCCCGCCCCTGGCTGGCACGGACATCCGGACCAACGAAGCCGCCGCGGAGGCGGTCACGCGCCGTACGGGTGAGAGGGCTCCCGAACTCAGATGCGACCGCGGCACAGCTCCAGCAGCGTCATCGCCAGCGCCGTGCCCGGCTTGCCCAGCGCCTCCCGGTAGTGGCCGAGGACCTCCATCTCGCGGGAGAGGTTCACGCGGCGCCCGCCGGAGGAGATCCGCGCCTCCTGGATGACGGCGGAGACCGCCATCCGCTCCTGGACCAGGCCGATGATCCGGTCGTCGAGGGCGTCGATGCGCTCCCGGGCGCCGGAGATCACGTCGGCGGCCTCGGGGGTGCGGGCGCCGGTGCGGTCTCCGGCGGGGGCGGAGGTGTGGTCGGCGGCGGTGGCGGAGGGGCGGGGTCCGGCCGCCGGGGTGGCGGTGGTGGCGGGGGTGGTGGCGGTGACGGGGGTGGTGACGGTCACGTCGGGCTCCTATCGGGGGCGGGGCCGCCCCGGAGCGACAGGACCCGGGAGAACGACAGGCGCCCCGGGCCTTGTCGGCCCGGGGCGCCTGGGAAGTCGCTTGTCAGTTGCTCAAGCAGCACGACCATGGCAGCCGGCGGGCCGGATGCCATAGGTAAAGACGAAGGTCTGGTGCGTGAGCATGGCCCCAGTATGCCGTGTGCCGCGGGTCAGGCCAACGCGGGTCGCATGGTGAGACGTGGGTGACGGGAAGGTCTCGGGCGCCCTCCCCGTTAGAATCGGTGATGAAGACCCCCGCCCAAACCGCCGGAAGGCACCCTGTGTCATCAGCGACTCCCGCTGCCAGCGCCGCTCCCGACACCGTTCTGGTCGTCGACTTCGGCGCGCAGTACGCCCAGCTCATCGCCCGTCGCGTCCGCGAGGCCCGGGTCTACAGCGAGATCGTGCCGAGCACCATGCCGGTCGAGGAGATGCTCGCCAAGAACCCGGCGGCCATCATCCTCTCCGGTGGCCCCTCCTCGGTCTACGAGCCGGGCGCCCCCACCGTCGACCGCGCCCTGTTCGAGGCCGGTGTCCCCGTCTTCGGCATGTGCTACGGCTTCCAGCTGATGGCCCAGACGCTCGGCGGCACGGTCGACAACACCGGTGCCCGTGAGTACGGCCGCACCGACCTGCACGTGGCGAAGGCGTCCTCCACCCTCTTCGAGGGCACCCCCGAGGAGCAGGCCGTGTGGATGTCGCACGGCGACGCCTGCTCGGCGGCCCCCGAGGGCTTCGCCGTCACCGCCTCCACGGACGTCGTCCCGGTCGCCGCGTTCGAGAACGACGACAAGAAGCTGTACGGCGTCCAGTACCACCCCGAGGTGATGCACTCCACGCACGGGCAGCAGGTGCTGGAGCACTTCCTGTACCGCGGTGCCGGCCTCCGGCCGAACTGGACCACCGGCAATGTCATCGAGGAGCAGGTCGCCGCGATCCGCGAGCAGGTCGGCGACAAGCGCGCCATCTGCGGCCTGTCCGGCGGCGTGGACTCCGCCGTCGCCGCCGCCCTGGTCCAGAAGGCCATCGGCTCCCAGCTCACCTGCGTCTACGTCGACCACGGCCTGATGCGCAAGGGCGAGACGGAGCAGGTCGAGAAGGACTTCGTCGCCGCGACCGGCGTGCAGCTCAAGGTCGTCGACGCCAGCGAGCGGTTCCTGAACGCGCTCGCGGGGGTCACCGACCCCGAGGAGAAGCGGAAGATCATCGGCCGGGAGTTCATCCGGGTCTTCGAGCAGGCCCAGGCCGAGATCATCGCGGACGAGGGCCCGGCGGTCGAGTTCCTGGTCCAGGGCACCCTGTACCCCGACGTGGTGGAGTCCGGCGGCGGCACCGGCACCGCCAACATCAAGTCCCACCACAATGTGGGCGGGCTCCCCGAGGACCTCGAGTTCAAGCTGATCGAGCCGCTGCGCAAGCTGTTCAAGGACGAGGTCCGGATGGTCGGCAAGGAGCTCGGCCTGCCGGAGGAGATCGTCCAGCGCCAGCCGTTCCCCGGTCCCGGTCTGGGCATCCGGATCGTCGGCGAGGTGACGAAGGAGCGGCTCGACCTGCTCCGCGAGGCCGACGCCATCGCCCGCGAGGAGCTGACCGCGGCCGGTCTCGACCGCGACATCTGGCAGTGCCCGGTCGTCCTGCTCGCGGATGTCCGCTCCGTCGGCGTCCAGGGCGACGGCCGGACCTACGGCCACCCGATCGTCCTGCGTCCGGTGTCCTCCGAGGACGCCATGACCGCCGACTGGTCGCGGCTGCCGTACGACGTCCTCGCCCGGATCTCCACCCGGATCACCAACGAGGTCAAGGACGTCAACCGGGTCGTCCTCGACGTGACGTCGAAGCCGCCGGGCACGATCGAGTGGGAGTAGGCCCCGACGAGAGACCCTAGGCGCGCTTGATGGTGCGCAGGGGCTGACCGGGCTTCCAGACCTGGATGACGAGGTAGGTGTCGTCCTCCACGTAGGTCCTCGTGACCTCCGTCAGCTCGGTGCGGAAGAGGTGGAACGGCTGCGGCGGTTCCACCTCTTTCGTGTACGCGGCCTTCGTCGCGGGGTCGTCGACCTCGATCGCCCGCCCGCTGATCCTGACGTCGCCGCCGCCCAGGTCGGTGCCGCCGCCCGGGTTCGCCTGGAGCGCGAAACGGGGGTCGCGGCGCAGGTCGAGGGCCTTCAGCGAGTTCGGCATCATGCCGAGCCACAGCTCGCCGAGCAGGAACCGCACCTCCAGCCCGGTGGTGCGCGGCGAACCGTCCTTGCGGAGGGTCGCGAGGACGTGGTGGGTGTAAGCGCCGAAGCGCGCCTCCACGGTGGCGGCCAGGGCGGGCTCGGCGGTGGTGAAGGTTTCCCAGTTGTCAGCCATACGGTGAGTGTGTCGCGGTAATCGGACATCTGCTGTCTGGATTGCGGTTGTGCCTGCGGCGGGTGCGGGTTTTGCCTGCGGCTTCTGTGTGGCTTGGTGGGGGTGCGGCTTTTGCCTGCGGCGCCTGTGCGGCTCGGTGGGGGTGCGCGTAGCGCCTGTTCGGCGGGGGTGGGTCGGGCCGTGCCGGGGGGTGTCCGTCCTCGGAACGGCGCGGAATCGGTGGGGCGCCTACTTGCCCGGTGTTCACGCGCCAACCGCTGCGGGCGGACACCCCCCGGCACGGCCCTTCTCACCGTGGGCGGCCGCGGGGCCGCTTGGGGCAGGGGGGCAGGGAGCCTATGCGGGCGTGGGCCGTTGGGTGTCCGTATGGTCTGGTGGGGGGCGGGTGGAGAGAGGTGGCGGCAGTGGTGGTTCACGGGAGTCGGCCCGGTGGGGAGCGGTGGGACGGGGTCGCACGGTATGCGCTGCTTCCGCTGCGGGTCTTTCTCGGTGTGACCTTTGTCTACGCCGGGCTCGACAAGCTGACCGACAGCTCCTTCCTGAGGGACGCGGGG contains the following coding sequences:
- a CDS encoding LAETG motif-containing sortase-dependent surface protein, whose protein sequence is MAAAAATAVIAPVALLAAPAAYADEGPSDASPSATASESPTPTGDPSTSPAPSGSADDSTSTPSQTPSSPAPSTSASETTPAPSGSATATTPAPSTPAPSTSAPEETETPEPEPSVCEDSKVDVDIKGLPGKIAAGSGWHKFSLNVVNNSDSTLENLDYFAGASPDAAGDELFSSKQVQLQAWDPEAEIWQDLNEGGYAAGYVGYTPELEAGYEVEIPLRVNVTSKAPAGAGFSLGATIYGDSDGACTGFGDVSYRFQIVAAGTDTEGTKPTEGGRAPVADTKTKPAPTTPRVTGTLAETGSSSALPMIGLVGGIAVVAGAGAVFAVRRRKAGAEA
- a CDS encoding chorismate mutase; this translates as MTVTTPVTATTPATTATPAAGPRPSATAADHTSAPAGDRTGARTPEAADVISGARERIDALDDRIIGLVQERMAVSAVIQEARISSGGRRVNLSREMEVLGHYREALGKPGTALAMTLLELCRGRI
- the guaA gene encoding glutamine-hydrolyzing GMP synthase, yielding MSSATPAASAAPDTVLVVDFGAQYAQLIARRVREARVYSEIVPSTMPVEEMLAKNPAAIILSGGPSSVYEPGAPTVDRALFEAGVPVFGMCYGFQLMAQTLGGTVDNTGAREYGRTDLHVAKASSTLFEGTPEEQAVWMSHGDACSAAPEGFAVTASTDVVPVAAFENDDKKLYGVQYHPEVMHSTHGQQVLEHFLYRGAGLRPNWTTGNVIEEQVAAIREQVGDKRAICGLSGGVDSAVAAALVQKAIGSQLTCVYVDHGLMRKGETEQVEKDFVAATGVQLKVVDASERFLNALAGVTDPEEKRKIIGREFIRVFEQAQAEIIADEGPAVEFLVQGTLYPDVVESGGGTGTANIKSHHNVGGLPEDLEFKLIEPLRKLFKDEVRMVGKELGLPEEIVQRQPFPGPGLGIRIVGEVTKERLDLLREADAIAREELTAAGLDRDIWQCPVVLLADVRSVGVQGDGRTYGHPIVLRPVSSEDAMTADWSRLPYDVLARISTRITNEVKDVNRVVLDVTSKPPGTIEWE
- a CDS encoding pyridoxamine 5'-phosphate oxidase family protein — translated: MADNWETFTTAEPALAATVEARFGAYTHHVLATLRKDGSPRTTGLEVRFLLGELWLGMMPNSLKALDLRRDPRFALQANPGGGTDLGGGDVRISGRAIEVDDPATKAAYTKEVEPPQPFHLFRTELTEVTRTYVEDDTYLVIQVWKPGQPLRTIKRA